Proteins encoded by one window of Leptospira stimsonii:
- a CDS encoding NADPH-dependent FMN reductase codes for MKLAIISASHRKISQSAKVADWMKTRLVSFGHQVWSLDLGNHRLPIWDDSFWDGGSEWDTIWKPIESELDQADALVFVTPEYAGMASPGLKNFLLYCNNKILGHKPVLIGAVSSGRGGSYPVAELRMSSYKNTKVCYIPEHIIVRDAEKVLNGPESVSQEDSYIRERIDFALKILVSYGEALRSVRGSGLTVKKEFSNGM; via the coding sequence ATGAAGCTTGCCATCATATCGGCGTCCCACAGAAAAATATCACAGTCAGCCAAAGTCGCGGACTGGATGAAAACTCGTCTTGTTTCTTTCGGTCACCAGGTTTGGTCGTTGGATTTGGGAAATCATAGGCTTCCGATTTGGGATGATTCGTTTTGGGACGGCGGTTCGGAATGGGATACGATTTGGAAACCGATCGAATCCGAGTTGGACCAAGCAGACGCGCTCGTGTTCGTGACGCCGGAGTATGCGGGAATGGCTTCTCCCGGATTAAAGAATTTCTTACTCTACTGCAACAATAAGATCTTAGGGCATAAACCCGTTTTGATCGGAGCAGTTTCTTCGGGGCGGGGCGGAAGTTATCCGGTCGCGGAACTCAGGATGAGTAGTTATAAAAACACAAAAGTGTGTTATATCCCGGAGCATATCATCGTAAGGGACGCCGAAAAGGTTTTGAACGGACCAGAATCGGTTAGCCAAGAAGATTCTTATATTCGTGAAAGGATCGACTTTGCCTTAAAAATACTTGTAAGTTACGGCGAGGCCCTGAGGTCCGTTCGTGGGTCAGGGCTAACGGTTAAAAAAGAATTCTCAAACGGAATGTAA
- a CDS encoding acyltransferase yields MDLFGLILLFAFFFLSDRSSQILLSSPEKDKVGGGRSESIDFIRGLAITGIVFIHVNSYFQYFGPAQSASIVTLSFSNIARFSVPAFILSSGIFLKYTNFRDYWKSKILSLILPYFFASLLAAYVKLGTFPELEPFLTGLLLGTWCTPYYFVPLLFSFYLIFPLFSKIQAKFNTNKAIFSILLLSLIVNLFSNHIFFLFPEGILRTIEPILFTGFVFFFTFGMLAGKWFRQPESFLTLSEEKSTALPYSLKTILWIGISIYLVGMILAGIFWKFDSSNHLLFYPLGMFLLLFFWSQKAQDQKRHKTLIRCFAFIGKNSMGIFLLHPILIHLMHAINPFHWGIAVSWLLILITGLINVLLPLLVWLVVNRTLELLTKSILPKSKT; encoded by the coding sequence ATGGATCTGTTCGGCCTGATCCTCTTGTTCGCTTTCTTCTTTTTATCCGATCGATCGTCTCAAATTCTTCTTTCTTCCCCAGAAAAAGATAAAGTCGGCGGAGGAAGAAGTGAATCCATCGATTTTATCCGAGGTCTCGCGATCACAGGAATCGTTTTTATCCACGTAAATTCTTACTTTCAATACTTCGGACCGGCACAAAGCGCTTCGATCGTAACTCTATCCTTTTCAAATATAGCAAGATTTAGCGTTCCGGCATTCATCCTTTCTTCCGGAATCTTTTTGAAATATACAAACTTTAGAGACTACTGGAAATCGAAGATCCTTTCACTCATTCTTCCTTATTTCTTCGCAAGTCTCCTCGCGGCGTACGTGAAACTCGGGACATTCCCAGAGTTGGAGCCGTTTCTTACTGGTTTGTTACTCGGGACGTGGTGCACTCCCTATTATTTCGTCCCGCTCCTATTTTCATTTTATCTAATATTTCCGCTTTTTTCGAAAATTCAGGCGAAATTTAACACGAACAAGGCGATTTTTTCGATTCTCCTTCTAAGTCTGATTGTGAACCTGTTCTCCAATCATATCTTTTTTCTATTTCCGGAGGGAATCCTTCGAACGATAGAACCCATTTTGTTTACCGGGTTCGTGTTCTTTTTCACCTTTGGAATGTTAGCGGGAAAGTGGTTTAGACAACCGGAGAGTTTTTTGACTCTTTCGGAAGAGAAATCGACCGCCCTCCCCTACTCATTAAAGACGATTCTCTGGATCGGAATTTCGATCTACTTGGTGGGAATGATACTCGCAGGGATCTTTTGGAAATTCGACTCCTCGAACCATCTGCTCTTTTATCCTCTTGGAATGTTTCTTCTTCTGTTTTTCTGGTCACAGAAAGCCCAAGATCAGAAGAGACATAAAACCTTGATCCGGTGTTTTGCTTTCATCGGTAAGAATAGTATGGGAATTTTTCTCTTACATCCGATTCTGATTCATCTGATGCACGCCATCAATCCTTTCCATTGGGGAATCGCGGTTTCCTGGTTATTGATCCTGATTACAGGATTGATCAATGTTCTTCTTCCTCTTTTGGTATGGCTCGTCGTAAATCGAACCTTAGAGCTTTTGACAAAATCGATTTTGCCTAAATCCAAAACGTAA
- a CDS encoding cyclic nucleotide-binding domain-containing protein has product MNKVQIPAGGIIFREGELNNAMYVILNGSVEVFFTRKNVVQRLAIMKKGDFFGEMALFRSLPRTATAKAIVDCELAVIESKQQLERFLVNNPDFSAKMVRILADRLANTNAILISKLDEYASGELEFGNSTE; this is encoded by the coding sequence ATGAACAAGGTGCAGATTCCTGCTGGCGGAATTATCTTTCGCGAAGGCGAACTGAATAACGCGATGTACGTGATTCTCAACGGATCCGTCGAAGTTTTTTTTACGCGTAAAAACGTAGTACAGCGTCTTGCGATCATGAAAAAAGGTGATTTTTTCGGCGAGATGGCTCTTTTTCGTTCTTTGCCGAGAACCGCAACTGCGAAAGCGATTGTGGATTGCGAGCTGGCTGTGATCGAAAGTAAACAACAACTCGAAAGATTTTTAGTCAATAATCCCGATTTTTCCGCGAAGATGGTGCGAATTCTTGCGGATCGCCTCGCGAACACAAACGCGATCTTAATTTCCAAATTGGATGAATACGCTTCTGGAGAATTGGAATTCGGAAATTCTACCGAATGA
- a CDS encoding GGDEF domain-containing protein, whose protein sequence is MDRNQQDEITRLKSLVELYERISRLSESELLEAEKTLEAQENTAGMARLELIKMNEQLKAIRNIGPDLKTKVISLLHDHESGLAEFKTRITELAVNNPFFYSDFFRIISHLEIQEPEARELWEEIYKHGENMSASLGRSVNFIVSMLDYVFSKNRIIENPKIVELYSFEEIILNTVIDETSGIYNRRYFNIILNKEINRSSRYRRDFCLLILDVDNFKIINDTYGHGFGDDILRLIAGTMLFSFRQEDICCRIGGEEFAVILPETPKESALVAANRFRNYLLEASMSQYGLAVTVSGGICRFGEDGKDTNELFKNADAALYKAKKLGKDRILIHSPEL, encoded by the coding sequence ATGGACCGGAACCAGCAAGATGAAATTACCAGACTCAAAAGTTTAGTGGAACTCTACGAAAGAATTTCCAGGTTGAGCGAAAGCGAACTCTTAGAAGCGGAAAAAACTCTCGAAGCACAAGAAAACACGGCAGGAATGGCGAGGCTTGAACTCATCAAAATGAACGAACAACTCAAAGCCATCCGTAACATCGGTCCCGACCTCAAGACAAAAGTAATTTCTCTCCTTCACGATCACGAGTCCGGCTTGGCTGAATTCAAAACCAGAATCACGGAACTTGCCGTAAATAACCCGTTTTTTTATTCCGACTTTTTTAGAATCATCTCTCATCTCGAAATTCAAGAACCGGAAGCGAGAGAACTCTGGGAAGAAATTTATAAACACGGTGAAAATATGAGCGCTTCTTTGGGAAGAAGCGTAAACTTCATCGTTTCCATGCTCGATTACGTCTTTAGTAAAAATAGAATCATAGAAAATCCTAAAATCGTGGAGTTGTATTCTTTTGAAGAAATCATTCTCAACACGGTCATAGACGAAACGAGCGGAATCTATAACCGAAGATATTTCAACATCATACTCAACAAAGAGATCAACCGAAGTTCGCGTTATCGAAGGGATTTTTGTCTTTTGATATTGGATGTGGATAACTTTAAGATCATCAACGATACATACGGACACGGATTCGGAGACGATATTCTTCGATTGATCGCAGGAACCATGCTCTTCTCCTTTCGACAAGAAGACATCTGTTGCAGAATCGGCGGAGAAGAATTCGCGGTCATCCTTCCGGAAACGCCGAAAGAAAGCGCTCTCGTCGCCGCGAATCGTTTTCGAAACTATCTCTTAGAAGCATCAATGAGTCAGTATGGTTTGGCGGTCACTGTTTCCGGAGGAATCTGCCGATTCGGAGAAGATGGAAAGGATACGAACGAACTTTTTAAGAACGCGGACGCGGCCCTTTACAAAGCGAAAAAATTAGGGAAGGATAGGATTCTCATCCATTCTCCCGAACTCTAA
- a CDS encoding SDR family oxidoreductase, producing the protein MKNVLITGASSGIGKELARLYAEAGANVALTARRKDSLKKIADDVKTKGAKGKIVFATLDVADYEQNFKVIPKLVKELGGLDLIILNAGISTSSSFGGRSFEADRKVIETNLIGAMAGVEAVLPTFQKQKSGQIVGISSVASFRGLPGSASYSSSKAGLSTYLEALRGEVSRYGILVTVIHPGFIDTPINNQMKSRPFVVPVEKGAQKIYKRIENKVLSATVPWFPWAFIGSLMRNMPEFLWSKINPK; encoded by the coding sequence ATGAAAAATGTTCTCATCACCGGAGCGAGTTCGGGAATCGGAAAAGAATTAGCCAGGCTCTATGCCGAGGCTGGAGCTAACGTAGCGTTGACCGCAAGAAGAAAGGATTCTCTCAAAAAGATCGCCGATGATGTAAAGACAAAGGGTGCAAAAGGGAAGATCGTATTCGCAACTTTGGATGTGGCGGATTACGAACAAAATTTCAAAGTGATTCCGAAACTCGTGAAGGAGTTGGGCGGACTGGATCTGATCATTCTCAATGCGGGGATTTCCACCAGTTCTTCGTTTGGCGGAAGGAGTTTTGAGGCGGATCGAAAAGTGATCGAGACCAATTTAATCGGGGCGATGGCAGGCGTGGAGGCCGTCCTTCCGACCTTTCAAAAACAAAAATCGGGTCAGATCGTTGGAATTTCTTCCGTCGCTTCCTTTCGTGGGCTTCCGGGTTCTGCGAGTTATTCTTCTTCGAAGGCAGGGCTTTCCACCTATTTGGAAGCGTTGAGAGGAGAAGTAAGTCGTTATGGAATTCTCGTAACGGTGATTCATCCCGGTTTTATCGATACTCCGATCAACAATCAGATGAAGTCACGACCGTTTGTAGTCCCGGTCGAGAAGGGTGCACAAAAAATTTATAAAAGAATTGAAAACAAAGTTTTATCGGCTACAGTTCCTTGGTTCCCTTGGGCATTCATCGGTTCCCTGATGAGAAATATGCCAGAGTTTTTATGGTCGAAGATCAACCCGAAATAA
- a CDS encoding low molecular weight protein-tyrosine-phosphatase gives MVEDQPEINLPLERTGAQNGNPIRVLFVCLGNICRSPAAEGAFLDLIQKKNLESAFFVDSCGTSRFHLGELPDPRTRQAARKRGIELTHRARQFRKEDFQEFDHILAMDKSNQKDILYFASTEEERKKVQLFRFFQKDSKKDSEVPDPFYGTLKDFDEVQNIVSETAEDFLEFLLSKKLDLKA, from the coding sequence ATGGTCGAAGATCAACCCGAAATAAATTTACCTCTTGAAAGGACGGGCGCACAAAACGGAAATCCGATCCGGGTTTTGTTCGTCTGTCTCGGAAATATCTGCCGTTCTCCCGCGGCGGAAGGCGCATTCTTAGATTTGATTCAGAAGAAGAATTTAGAATCCGCCTTCTTCGTGGATTCTTGCGGAACGTCCCGCTTTCATCTCGGAGAACTTCCCGATCCGAGAACGAGGCAAGCCGCGCGTAAACGTGGGATCGAACTCACTCACAGGGCTCGTCAATTCCGAAAGGAGGACTTTCAAGAATTCGATCATATTCTCGCGATGGATAAGTCGAATCAGAAAGATATCCTCTACTTTGCATCCACGGAAGAAGAAAGAAAAAAAGTACAACTATTTCGATTCTTCCAAAAAGACTCCAAAAAAGATTCGGAAGTTCCGGATCCGTTTTATGGAACTCTAAAGGACTTCGACGAGGTGCAAAATATTGTCTCGGAAACCGCAGAAGACTTTCTGGAATTCCTCCTCTCAAAAAAACTGGATCTGAAAGCCTAA
- a CDS encoding NAD(P)/FAD-dependent oxidoreductase — protein MSKSGKKKVVIIGAGFGGLQAVKKLSQNSDLDITVIDKKNHHLFQPLLYQVATAVLSPADIAIPTRSLVGESKNVTVVLGEATKIDISNKTVYYQNTSTNYDYLILSAGARSSYFGNDQWAQHTIGLKNLKDALKIRHKLLISFEKAELSGDPEIAKSLLNYVIIGGGPTGVELAGSIAELSHQIIRDEFHTIDPALSKITLIEASPRLLMAFSPSLGEFAKRRLEKRGVEVLTGTRVVNIDEKGVHLEGKTIHSETVIWAAGVQANAIAATLGAPLDRSGRVMVDEFCNIEGHPEVFVIGDIANYTKGLERPLPGVSPVAMQQGRYVAALIKNDLKNKKRKLFHYIDKGSMATIGRTDAVAEIGFLKMKGFFGWLAWLFVHLFYQVGFKNKITILITWVWSYIAFSAEARVIQDEVSADKD, from the coding sequence ATGAGTAAATCCGGAAAGAAGAAAGTAGTCATCATCGGCGCGGGGTTCGGCGGTCTTCAGGCCGTTAAAAAACTCTCTCAAAACTCGGACCTTGACATCACGGTCATCGATAAAAAAAATCATCACCTCTTTCAACCGCTTCTCTACCAGGTTGCAACGGCTGTTCTGAGTCCCGCGGATATCGCGATTCCGACTCGTTCTCTTGTGGGGGAAAGCAAGAATGTCACCGTAGTTCTCGGAGAGGCGACTAAGATCGATATTTCGAATAAGACCGTCTATTATCAAAACACTTCAACAAATTATGATTATCTAATATTATCTGCGGGGGCTAGATCCAGTTATTTCGGAAACGATCAGTGGGCGCAACATACGATCGGACTTAAAAATCTGAAGGATGCCTTGAAAATCCGTCATAAACTTTTGATCTCCTTTGAAAAAGCGGAACTTTCGGGAGATCCGGAGATCGCAAAGTCACTTTTGAACTATGTTATCATCGGAGGAGGTCCGACCGGAGTGGAACTCGCGGGTTCCATCGCAGAGCTTTCCCACCAAATCATACGGGACGAATTTCATACGATCGACCCGGCGCTTTCCAAGATCACTCTGATCGAGGCGTCTCCGCGACTCCTGATGGCGTTTTCACCTTCCCTTGGAGAATTTGCGAAACGAAGATTGGAGAAAAGAGGAGTGGAAGTGCTGACCGGGACGAGAGTCGTGAACATCGATGAGAAGGGAGTGCATCTGGAAGGAAAGACGATCCATTCCGAGACGGTGATTTGGGCGGCGGGAGTTCAGGCGAATGCGATTGCGGCTACGTTAGGCGCTCCTTTAGATCGTTCCGGAAGAGTGATGGTAGACGAGTTTTGCAATATAGAAGGCCATCCGGAAGTTTTTGTCATAGGAGATATTGCCAATTATACGAAAGGTTTGGAGCGTCCTCTTCCCGGAGTTTCTCCCGTAGCGATGCAACAAGGAAGATACGTCGCGGCCTTGATCAAGAACGATCTAAAGAATAAAAAAAGGAAACTGTTTCACTATATCGATAAAGGTTCCATGGCGACGATCGGAAGGACGGACGCGGTGGCGGAAATCGGGTTTCTCAAGATGAAAGGTTTCTTTGGATGGCTCGCTTGGCTTTTCGTTCACTTGTTCTATCAGGTTGGATTTAAGAATAAGATCACGATTTTGATCACTTGGGTTTGGTCTTACATCGCATTCAGCGCGGAAGCGAGAGTGATCCAAGACGAGGTCAGCGCGGACAAGGACTAG
- a CDS encoding sugar:proton symporter yields MKIRHLVAIGFFFLCFLLASFYFLKNVEYIPKDGRSVSDRFLKSLATNRLEEAYTLTNENAIVGTSFERFQKKVGKELGQGRLTDCDLSISDSYPKQSYGNRFRRFWNRSSVEVDPLHVEYDPCGIPFRISLRLNRSGEWKVVNFQSHAE; encoded by the coding sequence ATGAAAATTAGGCATTTGGTTGCGATCGGTTTTTTCTTTCTCTGTTTTCTTTTGGCGTCTTTTTATTTTTTGAAGAATGTAGAATACATCCCGAAAGATGGGAGGAGCGTTTCCGATCGTTTTCTGAAATCGTTGGCCACAAACCGACTGGAAGAGGCTTACACCCTTACCAATGAAAATGCGATCGTGGGGACTTCTTTTGAAAGATTTCAAAAGAAGGTCGGCAAAGAGTTGGGACAAGGACGACTAACGGATTGTGATCTTTCGATCAGCGATTCTTATCCAAAACAATCGTATGGAAATCGGTTTCGTAGATTCTGGAACCGAAGTTCCGTCGAAGTCGATCCGCTCCACGTCGAATACGATCCGTGCGGGATCCCGTTTCGAATTTCTCTTCGTCTCAATCGAAGCGGAGAATGGAAAGTTGTAAATTTTCAGTCTCACGCGGAATAG
- a CDS encoding SRPBCC family protein — METRSVVKEFQFDYPLMRVWNAVTVNEELIHWLADKVTGRPKEGAHFAWTWRLGMEGDLTTNGIYKKIVPLKELILHWQDHPAGEIELKLEFQSLGENSSKLIVTNSGYPMGDKFDVWIEAASEGWEEEGKHLREYLKKS; from the coding sequence ATGGAAACGAGAAGTGTTGTAAAAGAATTTCAGTTCGACTATCCTCTGATGAGAGTGTGGAACGCTGTGACCGTTAACGAAGAGTTGATTCATTGGTTGGCGGACAAGGTGACGGGACGTCCGAAGGAAGGCGCACATTTTGCGTGGACTTGGAGACTTGGAATGGAAGGCGATCTTACAACAAACGGGATTTATAAAAAGATAGTTCCCTTAAAAGAATTGATATTGCACTGGCAGGATCATCCTGCCGGGGAAATCGAATTAAAGCTCGAGTTTCAATCCTTAGGTGAGAATTCTTCCAAGCTCATCGTAACAAATTCCGGATATCCGATGGGTGATAAGTTCGACGTTTGGATCGAAGCGGCCTCTGAGGGATGGGAAGAAGAAGGAAAACATTTGAGAGAATACCTAAAAAAATCTTGA
- a CDS encoding DUF1574 domain-containing protein: protein MKSKPFLWYPVLLFFAIFLFDKLFFLDSVRDYVKQEFTYIYYDVKKELLKEIVSKYGIGGEYEKDSSKKKKLMILMGSSRMLYFQNSDLEAFYPDWDIYNLSSAVTTPAYYLYFLEGLAKGGVHPDLVVIESDPFQFNKNSTTFKKSNLANSFDPVFILKYSWTLGKENVNYFFGNYLFGVSYNKPYIGNVIKRLKNENFEIGEMLKSMTIATLKNDKGNSISPAGAFVERDFGKIQESAKKTVGWIYPSYAPSEMQYEFYQKILTLLNEKHWKALFVKPGSSIPMEKVLDELNIPGPWFEIVRPMHEKAGIPLVDMSKDSYYACNTFADSGHISLDCYRPFIRFILLHYYLDPK from the coding sequence TTGAAGTCCAAGCCTTTCCTCTGGTATCCAGTCTTACTTTTTTTCGCGATTTTTCTCTTCGATAAACTTTTCTTCCTCGATTCCGTAAGAGATTACGTAAAACAAGAATTCACATATATCTACTACGACGTCAAAAAAGAACTTCTCAAAGAGATCGTTTCCAAATACGGGATCGGCGGGGAATACGAGAAAGATTCCTCTAAAAAGAAAAAGCTCATGATTCTTATGGGCTCTTCCCGGATGCTCTACTTTCAGAATTCCGATCTTGAGGCGTTTTATCCGGATTGGGATATCTACAACCTTTCTTCCGCCGTTACAACTCCCGCTTATTATCTCTATTTTTTGGAAGGGCTTGCGAAAGGAGGAGTTCATCCGGACCTCGTGGTGATCGAAAGCGATCCGTTTCAATTCAATAAGAACAGTACTACATTCAAAAAATCGAATTTAGCAAACAGCTTTGATCCGGTTTTTATTCTTAAATATTCTTGGACGTTAGGAAAGGAAAACGTAAACTATTTTTTCGGGAATTATCTTTTCGGAGTAAGTTACAATAAACCGTATATCGGTAACGTTATAAAACGTTTGAAGAATGAGAATTTTGAAATCGGAGAAATGCTGAAGTCAATGACGATCGCGACCCTTAAGAACGACAAAGGGAATTCGATTTCTCCCGCGGGTGCGTTTGTAGAAAGGGATTTCGGGAAGATTCAAGAATCCGCGAAAAAGACGGTGGGATGGATTTATCCTTCTTACGCGCCTTCGGAAATGCAATATGAGTTCTATCAGAAAATTCTTACTTTGCTGAATGAAAAACACTGGAAGGCTTTGTTCGTAAAGCCCGGTTCTTCCATTCCCATGGAAAAAGTTTTAGACGAATTGAATATTCCCGGACCTTGGTTTGAGATCGTAAGGCCGATGCATGAAAAAGCGGGGATTCCTTTGGTCGACATGAGCAAGGATTCTTATTACGCCTGTAATACGTTTGCGGATAGCGGTCATATTTCTTTGGATTGTTATCGCCCCTTCATTCGTTTTATTCTTCTCCACTATTACCTGGATCCGAAGTAA